From a single Miscanthus floridulus cultivar M001 chromosome 8, ASM1932011v1, whole genome shotgun sequence genomic region:
- the LOC136473801 gene encoding probable BOI-related E3 ubiquitin-protein ligase 2, with protein sequence MAVHAQYLSRASPHDHRAIRPALDNATSASAFRGEPGGGGHPLAAAVGGGNTVLSDLTCNNSSSNDNNGCFLPRKRARVGDVAGAGAGLSMDLQGQRALLPPVPAQLPVPLPAGDVHSWLLCSAAASTSGRPPSSVAPVSQDLLSRLYRHGVEIDALVRIENERLRAGLQEARRRHVRTVVSAVERAAARRLRAAEAELERALVRNAELDARLRQTEAEGQAWQDIARCHEGVAAGLRATLDNLMQTQSPCAGAGAGEGDAEDAQSCCFELGQEQGEGAEASGGGRTRACRWCGAAEACVLLLPCRHLCLCRGCEAGVQACPVCAATKNASLHVLLH encoded by the exons ATGGCCGTGCACGCGCAGTACCTGTCCCGTGCCTCCCCCCATGACCACCGCGCCATCAG GCCGGCGCTGGATAACGCAACGAGCGCGTCAGCGTTCCGCGGcgagcccggcggcggcggccacccgCTTGCCGCCGCGGTGGGGGGCGGTAACACAGTGCTCAGCGACCTCACCTgcaacaacagcagcagcaacGACAACAACGGTTGCTTCTTGCCCAGGAAGCGCGCGCGGGTTGGCGACgtggccggcgccggcgcgggctTGAGCATGGACCTGCAAGGCCAACGCGCTCTGCTGCCGCCAGTGCCGGCGCAGCTACCGGTGCCGCTGCCCGCTGGAGACGTGCACAGCTGGCTGCTCTGCTCTGCCGCCGCGTCCACCAGTGGGCGGCCACCCAGCAGCGTTGCGCCGGTGTCGCAGGACCTCCTGTCGCGCCTCTACCGCCACGGCGTCGAGATTGACGCGCTCGTCCGCATCGAG AACGAGAGGCTGCGAGCGGGGCTTCAGGAGGCGCGGCGCCGGCACGTCCGAACGGTGGTGTCGGCGGTGgagcgcgcggcggcgcggcgcctgCGGGCGGCCGAGGCCGAACTGGAGCGCGCCCTGGTGCGCAACGCGGAGCTCGACGCGAGGCTCCGGCAGACCGAAGCCGAGGGGCAGGCGTGGCAGGACATCGCCAGGTGCCACGAGGGCGTCGCGGCGGGCCTACGCGCCACGCTCGACAACCTCATGCAGACGCAGTCGCCATGCGCCGGCGCAGGGGCTGGCGAGGGCGACGCCGAGGACGCGCAGTCGTGCTGCTTCGAGTTGGGACAGGAGCAGGGCGAGGGCGCCGAGGCGTCCGGCGGCGGGCGGACGAGGGCGTGCAGGTGGTGCGGCGCGGCGGAGGCGtgcgtgctgctgctgccgtgCCGGCACCTGTGCCTGTGCCGCGGGTGCGAGGCGGGCGTCCAGGCGTGCCCCGTGTGCGCGGCCACCAAGAACGCCTCGCTCCACGTCCTCCTGCACTGA